One window of the Chitinispirillales bacterium genome contains the following:
- the yihA gene encoding ribosome biogenesis GTP-binding protein YihA/YsxC has product MSEKKLSDYFENADVKFVKSAEFLSQCPQNDASEFALFGRSNVGKSSFINLILGEKTLAKVSQTPGKTRLMNFFSLNESLCFVDLPGYGYAKVSKTKQACLSEIIKNYCKKRENLSGVIWLLDYRRESGTDADKEAAFFLSDLQIPIFVVLTKSDKLTKNERTKNLKSIKQIYQISDETPIIATSVLKPNDRWDFWELFSKWVK; this is encoded by the coding sequence ATGAGTGAAAAAAAGTTATCGGATTATTTTGAAAACGCTGACGTTAAATTTGTGAAATCCGCTGAATTTTTATCGCAATGTCCGCAAAACGACGCTTCGGAATTTGCGCTTTTTGGGCGCTCAAATGTTGGAAAATCGTCTTTTATTAATTTGATTCTCGGCGAAAAAACGCTTGCAAAGGTTTCACAAACTCCCGGAAAAACGCGGCTTATGAATTTTTTTTCACTAAACGAAAGTCTGTGTTTTGTGGATTTACCGGGGTACGGTTATGCAAAAGTCTCCAAAACTAAACAAGCGTGTTTGTCCGAAATCATAAAAAATTACTGCAAAAAACGTGAAAATTTATCGGGCGTAATTTGGCTTTTAGATTATAGACGAGAAAGCGGGACGGACGCCGATAAAGAAGCGGCGTTTTTTTTATCTGATTTACAAATTCCTATATTTGTCGTCCTAACAAAAAGCGATAAATTGACAAAAAACGAGAGAACAAAAAACTTAAAATCAATAAAACAAATTTACCAAATTTCCGATGAAACCCCGATTATCGCTACAAGCGTTCTTAAACCCAACGACAGATGGGATTTCTGGGAATTATTCTCAAAATGGGTAAAGTGA
- the dnaA gene encoding chromosomal replication initiator protein DnaA: MASTATILNFFENEESFLSRIWTETLSSAIKDVENKDWFSATIGRTNLLRISGNEAVLSVPSEFHGEFIEKDAPTIIEILRKKYPEITKISFEVVIEEEAKIEREQLEKATKENIYQTYIAPIPEESIIKGAFYKNYVFDSFVVCNTNKKAFDLSLTVAEMPGKESSYRILAIYGKSGLGKTHLLQAIGHYASQEKTAKKIFYFSALDFVSQYVNATKEKGGLTEFYQSFNDVDLLLIDDVHLFRGDGSQKAFFDILNYLYDNSRQIVITSDCPPSGISGIYESLKMRLNNCVTAEILVPTKSEKVKIISKKLHGEIALSDDVLSYLAEISTTSVRELEGLYNRLIAASVFCNADLDINSVKVILSNYIKDSRRITADIIIDRVCEYFGITAQEIRSSSRKKEISYPRSIAMYLVRTITENSEQAIGNILGRDHSTVCITCKNITENLKTNKKLESDINSITAIITRQK, translated from the coding sequence ATGGCTTCGACGGCTACAATATTGAATTTTTTTGAAAACGAAGAAAGTTTTTTATCTCGTATATGGACTGAGACACTTTCATCCGCTATAAAAGACGTGGAAAATAAAGATTGGTTTTCTGCGACGATCGGACGTACAAATCTTTTAAGAATCAGCGGGAATGAAGCGGTTTTGTCTGTTCCAAGCGAATTTCACGGCGAATTTATAGAAAAAGACGCGCCGACGATAATTGAAATCCTGCGAAAAAAATATCCCGAAATAACAAAGATTTCCTTTGAAGTCGTTATTGAAGAAGAAGCGAAAATCGAACGGGAGCAGTTAGAAAAAGCGACAAAAGAAAATATTTATCAAACATATATTGCACCTATACCGGAAGAGTCGATTATAAAAGGCGCTTTTTACAAAAATTATGTATTTGATTCGTTCGTTGTGTGCAATACGAACAAAAAAGCGTTCGATTTGTCTTTGACTGTCGCCGAAATGCCCGGTAAAGAATCGTCTTACAGAATTTTAGCGATATATGGGAAAAGCGGTTTGGGAAAAACTCACTTACTGCAGGCGATAGGTCATTACGCTTCTCAAGAAAAAACCGCAAAAAAAATATTTTATTTTAGTGCGTTAGATTTCGTTTCACAATACGTAAACGCTACAAAAGAAAAAGGTGGTTTAACAGAATTTTACCAATCTTTCAACGACGTAGATTTACTTCTGATAGACGATGTACATCTGTTTAGAGGAGACGGGTCGCAAAAGGCGTTTTTTGATATTCTGAACTATTTATACGATAACAGCCGCCAGATCGTAATAACATCGGATTGTCCGCCAAGCGGTATCTCAGGTATTTATGAGTCGCTGAAAATGCGCTTGAACAACTGTGTTACGGCCGAAATTCTTGTTCCGACCAAAAGCGAAAAGGTTAAAATTATAAGTAAAAAATTACACGGTGAAATAGCGCTATCCGACGATGTTTTGTCTTATCTCGCAGAAATTTCTACAACAAGCGTCCGTGAATTGGAAGGATTATACAATCGCCTTATCGCCGCTTCGGTATTTTGTAATGCGGATTTGGATATAAACTCGGTAAAAGTGATTTTGAGTAATTATATAAAAGATTCACGAAGAATTACGGCCGATATTATTATCGACCGAGTTTGCGAATATTTCGGAATCACGGCGCAGGAAATTCGTTCTTCGTCACGAAAAAAAGAAATTTCTTATCCGCGCTCAATAGCGATGTATTTAGTGCGGACAATCACCGAAAATTCTGAACAGGCTATAGGAAATATTTTGGGACGCGACCATTCAACCGTATGTATTACATGTAAAAACATCACTGAAAATCTGAAAACAAACAAAAAACTTGAAAGCGATATAAATTCAATTACCGCTATAATTACAAGGCAGAAATGA
- a CDS encoding SUMF1/EgtB/PvdO family nonheme iron enzyme, producing the protein MIYFSQNGDLYYYAIDSCGNLFEEQKKVYDFRQKQTENVCSEAMVLIESSRGNFCIDQYAWENKKGVRPRNNISWQDARDSCLSLGKRLCSSEEWTVACKGPYNWKYPYGEKYIRQACVTQDSTYQKNGSAGECRGWYAIYDMVGNLSEWTNTRSKENNRFFIVKGGFYNSGNVADCDMSRYSYYPQNRHNQVGFRCCKDVEDVTLQQ; encoded by the coding sequence ATGATTTATTTTTCTCAAAACGGCGATTTGTATTATTATGCGATAGACAGTTGCGGAAATTTATTTGAAGAACAAAAAAAAGTTTATGACTTTAGACAAAAACAAACGGAAAACGTTTGTTCGGAGGCAATGGTTCTAATAGAATCTTCGCGCGGGAATTTTTGCATAGATCAATATGCTTGGGAAAATAAAAAAGGAGTGCGGCCGCGTAACAATATTTCTTGGCAAGACGCCCGCGATTCGTGTCTGTCGCTTGGAAAGCGGCTTTGCTCTTCGGAAGAATGGACCGTCGCATGTAAAGGTCCATATAACTGGAAATATCCGTACGGCGAAAAATATATACGTCAAGCATGCGTAACTCAAGACTCGACTTACCAAAAAAACGGTTCGGCGGGTGAATGCCGCGGCTGGTATGCGATTTATGATATGGTCGGGAATTTATCGGAATGGACAAACACCCGTTCTAAAGAGAACAATCGGTTTTTTATCGTTAAAGGCGGTTTTTACAACAGCGGGAATGTCGCTGACTGCGACATGTCTCGATATAGTTACTATCCGCAAAACCGGCACAATCAAGTCGGTTTCCGTTGTTGCAAAGATGTGGAAGATGTGACGCTGCAACAGTAA
- the lpxK gene encoding tetraacyldisaccharide 4'-kinase codes for MSLIYLIFIEIRNLYYELLPPKNLDFPVISVGGIRAGGSGKTPLADWVIGRIEEIGKTPVLFSRGYGRKSSQTEIIAPDDECSWEQVGDEPLLLKRHHPNLWLVIDGKRKRGEKKLRSFNLKNIVGVMDDGFQHRKFPRNLDIVIISDDDLKDKMLPSGRLREPQKSLNRADVIVAPEKLDGKKNVKAEFCVYKFVNAVSGEKEVIFDSEILCFCGIARPERFLNSVNNLTKKSNDFIFFADHHKYSEDDYKMLNAASQAVFITTEKDFVRLDTKKMEKADKLWYLSYGVEVNGYDCEFLKNKIFEVCGEENE; via the coding sequence TTGTCGCTGATTTATTTAATCTTTATAGAAATAAGAAATTTATATTACGAACTTCTACCGCCGAAAAATCTTGATTTTCCCGTAATAAGCGTTGGCGGAATACGAGCGGGCGGAAGCGGAAAAACGCCGCTTGCGGACTGGGTTATAGGCAGAATTGAAGAGATCGGGAAAACCCCTGTCCTTTTTTCAAGAGGTTACGGACGAAAATCGTCGCAAACGGAAATCATTGCGCCGGACGACGAATGTTCTTGGGAGCAAGTCGGAGACGAGCCGTTGCTTCTGAAAAGGCATCATCCGAATCTTTGGCTTGTAATTGACGGCAAGCGAAAACGCGGTGAAAAAAAATTGCGAAGTTTTAATCTGAAAAACATTGTCGGCGTTATGGACGACGGGTTTCAGCACAGGAAATTTCCGCGAAATTTAGACATTGTTATAATCTCTGACGACGATTTGAAAGACAAAATGTTACCGTCGGGACGTTTGCGTGAACCCCAGAAGTCGCTAAATCGCGCAGATGTTATAGTTGCGCCGGAAAAACTTGACGGCAAAAAAAACGTAAAAGCCGAGTTTTGCGTTTATAAATTTGTAAATGCCGTTTCAGGAGAAAAAGAAGTAATTTTTGACTCCGAAATATTGTGCTTTTGCGGAATCGCCCGCCCTGAAAGGTTTTTGAACAGTGTGAATAATTTAACGAAAAAATCGAATGATTTTATATTTTTTGCCGATCATCATAAATATTCAGAAGACGATTATAAAATGTTAAATGCCGCTTCCCAAGCGGTATTTATAACGACAGAAAAAGATTTTGTTAGGTTAGACACAAAAAAAATGGAAAAAGCGGATAAATTGTGGTATCTTTCTTATGGAGTAGAGGTTAATGGCTATGATTGTGAATTTTTAAAAAATAAAATATTTGAAGTTTGTGGAGAGGAAAATGAGTAA
- the ruvX gene encoding Holliday junction resolvase RuvX, with the protein MKFLCIDYGKRRVGIALSDPSAVLARAKTTIDRKTTDNYLSEIVLLIKEENPDELVVGLPLDVDDNETEFCKEIRDFCSKLKSSLLKEIPINFQDESFSSHKSNLILRKTSSRKKRARKEKVDSVAACIILQEFLDNRSNSHSRFILED; encoded by the coding sequence ATGAAATTTCTTTGCATTGATTACGGTAAACGCAGGGTTGGGATTGCTCTCAGCGATCCGTCCGCTGTGCTTGCAAGAGCGAAAACGACGATTGACAGAAAAACAACCGATAATTATTTATCAGAAATAGTTTTATTAATAAAGGAAGAAAACCCCGATGAATTGGTCGTTGGATTGCCGCTTGACGTTGATGATAACGAAACCGAATTTTGTAAAGAAATCAGGGATTTTTGCAGTAAATTAAAAAGCTCTCTTTTGAAAGAAATCCCGATAAATTTTCAAGACGAAAGTTTTAGTTCCCACAAATCAAATCTTATTTTACGTAAAACGAGTTCAAGAAAAAAACGCGCGCGAAAAGAAAAAGTAGATAGTGTCGCCGCGTGTATTATTTTGCAGGAATTTCTTGACAATCGTTCCAATTCGCATAGCCGGTTTATTTTGGAGGACTAA
- the rsmI gene encoding 16S rRNA (cytidine(1402)-2'-O)-methyltransferase, translating into MLYIVPTPIGNLEDITVRAKKILCEVDLIIAEDTRNSGILLKRIGSEVKMKSYHDHNETKVSESFIEIMKSGKSVALITDAGTPGIADPAFYIVREAIKNDIKTVSLPGPTAFTTALVASGLPSERFIFENFLPPKSAKRIKIFQNFIGEKRTVIFYESPHRILKVLDEMADVFGEIPVVVARELTKIFEEFIRGTPKEVLQSFKNRSPKGEFVVLFNAGGIAADELGFNKTDKK; encoded by the coding sequence ATGTTGTATATCGTTCCTACTCCTATCGGAAATCTTGAAGATATTACCGTGAGAGCAAAAAAAATTTTGTGTGAAGTTGATTTAATTATCGCCGAAGATACGCGAAACAGCGGAATTTTATTAAAACGTATCGGCAGTGAAGTAAAAATGAAATCTTATCACGACCACAATGAAACCAAAGTCAGTGAAAGTTTTATAGAAATTATGAAAAGCGGTAAATCGGTAGCGCTGATTACGGACGCCGGCACCCCCGGTATTGCAGATCCGGCGTTTTATATAGTCCGTGAAGCGATAAAAAACGATATAAAAACCGTTTCGCTTCCGGGGCCTACGGCTTTTACGACAGCGCTTGTTGCAAGCGGGCTTCCAAGCGAAAGATTTATTTTTGAGAACTTTTTACCGCCCAAATCGGCAAAAAGAATTAAAATTTTTCAAAATTTTATAGGTGAAAAAAGAACGGTAATTTTTTATGAATCTCCACATCGAATACTTAAGGTTTTGGATGAAATGGCAGATGTTTTCGGTGAAATCCCCGTTGTTGTCGCAAGAGAACTTACAAAAATTTTTGAAGAATTTATTCGCGGAACGCCTAAGGAAGTATTGCAATCATTCAAAAATCGCTCTCCAAAAGGAGAGTTTGTCGTACTATTCAATGCCGGAGGGATTGCTGCGGACGAATTAGGATTTAACAAAACGGACAAAAAATGA
- a CDS encoding CNNM domain-containing protein produces the protein MILWLIVAILALLFSAFFSASETAVFSIPREKINLLKNEGKSGLKIYQVLVQSDLFLVLILLGNNFVNIVAISSLGKVFGIFFNNSLTIIFVLTTVLLLVFGEIMPKTIAVKNSMLISRTVAGIYVLALEKLGGFLKKINSLNLKLLRMNYRYLLQTPDPFVTNEEYAVAIKEAVSNKKFSESTGKMITGFIDLTGHGISNIARNRNSLKVLKSTDEKALLSEDEIGILYINNEVKKVFYRSFDGAAIEIEPAWFPCTKTVGDLHDYFLKNDTVCVLLVDEYGGFDGAASRYDIYKYWKVYCSASKNVFGEIIVRGEESAIKYRDWIAQDMLEKHSEIKTVNGVLCAEFGGIPQTGQTFSENGFVYHIINADKTKINKIKIQKTYFCK, from the coding sequence ATGATATTATGGCTTATCGTTGCGATTTTGGCGTTGTTGTTTTCGGCTTTTTTTTCAGCATCGGAAACCGCGGTTTTTTCGATTCCTAGAGAGAAGATAAACCTGCTTAAAAACGAAGGGAAAAGCGGCTTAAAAATTTATCAGGTTCTTGTTCAAAGCGATTTGTTTTTAGTACTTATACTGCTTGGCAATAATTTTGTAAATATTGTTGCCATTTCAAGTTTGGGAAAGGTTTTTGGAATTTTTTTTAATAACAGTTTGACGATAATCTTTGTTCTGACGACTGTATTGCTTTTGGTTTTCGGCGAAATAATGCCGAAAACAATTGCCGTAAAAAATTCCATGCTTATTTCAAGAACAGTTGCCGGAATATATGTTTTGGCGTTAGAAAAATTAGGCGGCTTCCTAAAAAAAATAAACTCGTTAAACCTCAAACTTTTGCGAATGAATTATCGTTATCTTTTGCAAACCCCCGACCCTTTTGTAACGAATGAGGAATATGCGGTTGCTATCAAAGAAGCGGTAAGCAATAAAAAATTTTCCGAAAGTACGGGCAAAATGATAACCGGTTTTATAGATTTGACGGGGCACGGCATTTCAAATATCGCGCGAAATAGAAATTCTTTAAAAGTTCTAAAAAGTACGGATGAAAAAGCATTGCTTTCAGAAGACGAAATCGGAATTCTTTATATTAACAATGAAGTAAAGAAGGTTTTTTATCGTTCTTTTGACGGCGCGGCTATAGAAATTGAGCCGGCATGGTTTCCATGTACGAAAACGGTAGGCGATTTGCATGACTATTTTTTGAAAAACGATACCGTCTGCGTTCTTTTGGTTGACGAATACGGTGGATTTGACGGCGCCGCCAGCAGATATGACATATATAAATATTGGAAAGTTTACTGCAGTGCAAGTAAAAATGTTTTTGGAGAAATTATTGTGCGCGGAGAAGAATCGGCTATAAAGTATCGAGATTGGATTGCGCAAGACATGCTTGAAAAACATTCGGAAATAAAAACTGTTAACGGGGTTTTGTGCGCTGAATTCGGGGGAATTCCGCAAACCGGTCAAACGTTTAGCGAAAACGGCTTTGTTTATCACATAATAAATGCCGATAAAACTAAAATTAACAAAATAAAAATCCAAAAAACGTATTTTTGTAAATAG
- a CDS encoding DUF177 domain-containing protein has translation MVIDVGKIPEGERIWDFVLSLDSRLVKNFMLNENIPVTLKTERRRSKISCFAKYKTEVTCECSRCLEEFKYEIENEVRFFVIHESETCNYDDEFDFYYYKSGNEKIYFAHTIYDDIVTKIPMKPLCKDNCEGITRFVRKNENEKNEQWNVLKKLIK, from the coding sequence ATGGTTATTGATGTTGGAAAAATACCGGAAGGCGAGCGGATTTGGGATTTTGTTTTATCTCTTGACAGTCGCCTTGTGAAAAATTTTATGTTGAACGAAAATATTCCCGTAACGCTCAAAACGGAAAGACGCCGTTCAAAAATTTCTTGTTTTGCAAAGTACAAAACAGAAGTTACTTGTGAATGTTCAAGGTGTTTGGAAGAGTTTAAATACGAAATAGAAAACGAAGTTCGTTTTTTTGTAATTCACGAAAGCGAAACTTGTAATTATGACGATGAGTTTGATTTTTATTATTACAAAAGCGGTAACGAAAAAATTTATTTTGCACATACGATTTATGACGATATTGTTACAAAGATTCCAATGAAGCCGTTGTGTAAAGATAACTGCGAAGGGATTACGCGATTTGTTCGAAAAAATGAAAACGAAAAAAACGAGCAATGGAATGTTCTTAAAAAATTGATAAAATAA
- the rpmF gene encoding 50S ribosomal protein L32, with amino-acid sequence MAVPKRRVSSSRRDMRRSHHALNAVAPGVCSHCKQPKLSHRICPSCGYYNGKEALSIKED; translated from the coding sequence ATGGCAGTTCCAAAGAGAAGAGTTTCAAGTTCACGTAGAGACATGCGTCGTTCCCACCATGCACTTAACGCTGTTGCTCCGGGTGTTTGTTCTCATTGTAAGCAGCCGAAGTTATCTCACCGTATTTGTCCGAGTTGCGGATATTACAACGGAAAAGAAGCGCTTTCTATAAAAGAAGACTAA
- a CDS encoding phosphate acyltransferase codes for MSKVRIAVDMYGGDNGISAVVCAVLSASEKLGNEVGFVLCGEQDRIIAEFLKIRPDFSFESGRFSICNSQPVSDIKTNISRIWRTQPDSSIVKCVLLQKNKEASISLSAGDTGVLYSAALFLLGRDPGIDRAALAVAIPTVRDKSTVLLDVGANAECSAKHLFQFAVLGEKYYKKIAEENKKPKIGLLNIGNETYKGTITVKYSAKMIKKKYGKQFIGFVEGGEIFEGKADVIVCDGFCGNAILKTSESLYYFIHKKIGNLLQPEAIEEMQLFNKSTYGCAPILGLRGNVFKAHGNSSADALSCAIIKAVESSVNYETDNL; via the coding sequence ATGTCAAAAGTTCGTATTGCCGTTGATATGTACGGCGGCGATAACGGAATTTCCGCCGTCGTTTGCGCCGTTTTGTCCGCAAGCGAAAAACTTGGCAATGAAGTAGGTTTTGTATTGTGCGGAGAACAGGACCGAATAATTGCGGAATTTTTGAAAATTCGTCCTGATTTTTCATTCGAGTCCGGCCGTTTTTCAATATGTAATTCACAGCCCGTTTCCGATATAAAAACAAACATTAGCAGAATTTGGCGGACACAGCCCGATTCTTCGATAGTTAAGTGTGTTTTATTGCAAAAAAACAAAGAGGCGTCAATATCCCTTTCCGCGGGAGACACCGGCGTACTTTATTCCGCAGCGTTGTTTTTGCTTGGGCGGGATCCGGGAATTGACAGGGCGGCTTTGGCGGTTGCAATCCCGACTGTTCGCGATAAATCGACGGTTTTGCTTGATGTAGGCGCAAACGCGGAATGTTCGGCGAAACATTTGTTTCAATTTGCTGTTTTGGGAGAAAAGTATTACAAGAAAATAGCCGAAGAAAACAAAAAACCGAAAATTGGACTTTTGAACATAGGCAACGAAACGTACAAAGGGACAATTACGGTAAAATATTCGGCGAAAATGATAAAAAAAAAATACGGGAAACAATTTATCGGTTTCGTTGAAGGCGGCGAAATATTTGAAGGTAAAGCCGACGTTATCGTTTGCGACGGATTTTGCGGAAACGCAATACTCAAAACGAGCGAGAGCTTGTATTACTTTATTCATAAGAAAATCGGCAATTTACTTCAGCCTGAAGCGATAGAAGAAATGCAGCTGTTCAACAAATCTACTTATGGCTGCGCGCCTATCTTAGGACTTAGAGGGAACGTTTTTAAGGCGCACGGAAATTCTTCCGCAGACGCGCTGTCTTGCGCAATTATAAAAGCAGTGGAATCGTCGGTAAACTATGAAACCGATAATTTATGA
- the rlmN gene encoding 23S rRNA (adenine(2503)-C(2))-methyltransferase RlmN — protein MKPIIYDYNLDEIMQKVVNFGEKKYRAKQIFDALFPCGLSSIYDVKNIPRNLQEKFEKEFEYVPAETIETKVSSVDNSVKFVLKLLDDSVIECVILSAKDRKTLCLSSQAGCALGCVFCETGKMGFKRNLSSGEILYQAIVANNYLRKFGKKITNIVFMGMGEALSNFENFEKAYNVIVDKKTFGIGTRKITVSTAGVIPNIKKLIEKKISIDLAISLNASNDSERNEIMPINKKYPVTSLIEIAKEYAKDGSRVVMFEYIMISKKNDGDENAKQLAALLKNVPCKVNVIPLNDCTNDFVCSSDERIEEFTKILHEAGIRVTVRRSGGRDIDGACGQLAGKH, from the coding sequence ATGAAACCGATAATTTATGATTACAATCTTGATGAAATAATGCAAAAAGTCGTTAATTTCGGCGAGAAAAAATATCGTGCGAAACAGATTTTTGACGCACTTTTTCCTTGCGGCTTAAGTTCAATTTATGATGTTAAAAACATTCCGAGAAATTTGCAGGAAAAATTTGAAAAAGAGTTTGAATACGTACCTGCCGAAACCATAGAAACAAAAGTTTCGTCAGTTGATAATTCAGTGAAATTCGTTCTTAAATTACTCGACGACTCAGTAATAGAATGCGTAATTCTGTCGGCGAAAGACAGAAAAACACTTTGTCTGTCAAGTCAAGCAGGGTGCGCTTTGGGCTGTGTTTTTTGCGAAACGGGGAAAATGGGTTTCAAACGAAATTTGTCGTCCGGCGAGATATTGTATCAAGCGATTGTTGCGAACAATTATTTGCGGAAATTCGGTAAAAAAATCACAAATATTGTGTTCATGGGGATGGGTGAGGCGCTTAGTAATTTTGAGAATTTTGAGAAAGCGTACAACGTGATTGTCGATAAAAAAACGTTTGGAATCGGTACGAGAAAAATAACGGTCTCGACGGCGGGAGTAATCCCTAACATAAAAAAACTTATTGAAAAAAAGATCTCGATAGATTTGGCGATTTCACTCAATGCGTCGAACGATTCGGAGCGAAACGAAATCATGCCGATAAACAAAAAATATCCTGTAACGTCTCTTATTGAGATTGCAAAAGAATACGCAAAAGACGGTAGTAGAGTCGTTATGTTTGAATATATTATGATTTCAAAGAAAAATGACGGCGATGAAAACGCGAAACAACTTGCGGCATTGCTGAAAAATGTTCCATGCAAAGTAAATGTAATTCCGCTTAACGATTGTACTAATGATTTTGTTTGTTCTTCTGACGAGCGTATCGAGGAGTTTACAAAAATTCTTCATGAAGCCGGAATAAGAGTAACGGTTCGCCGAAGCGGCGGACGAGATATCGACGGAGCGTGCGGACAATTGGCGGGAAAACACTAA